A single region of the Lycium barbarum isolate Lr01 chromosome 2, ASM1917538v2, whole genome shotgun sequence genome encodes:
- the LOC132620328 gene encoding E3 ubiquitin-protein ligase RDUF2-like, producing MSLTEATTATLSSTPNRRSYRCYNCNDAFHITTTTNTTAVSSSSSSFRCPRCFHRHLLPNYTIATPITTPPSPQSEPSINPNFTPSATNSFVFYESESDTEWTDSDDIEFEFNSTEFSSPTLKSFIDLLPTVKIKEPLKSCSICLEELEVNKEVSELPCNHFFHKHCIVPWLKKNNTCPLCRYELPREEVDEFEKDSEEFLASAGLISELSEFDYEEFLVNGVVFVSTTTPPAFVPSSSEVGEDDDEVNESVPEEMRDEDGDMLMVDA from the coding sequence ATGTCCTTGACGGAAGCCACCACCGCCACCCTTTCCTCCACCCCAAACCGGCGTTCATACCGTTGCTATAACTGCAACGACGCCTTCCACATCACCACGACCACCAACACAACCGCCGTTAGCTCCTCATCCTCCTCATTCCGTTGTCCACGTTGCTTCCACCGCCACCTCCTTCCAAATTACACCATTGCCACTCCCATTACAACCCCTCCTTCACCTCAATCTGAACCTTCTATTAATCCCAATTTTACGCCTTCCGCCACTAATTCTTTTGTTTTTTATGAATCTGAATCCGATACCGAGTGGACTGATTCTGATGATATTGAGTTTGAGTTTAACTCAACTGAATTTTCTTCTCCGACGCTGAAATCGTTTATTGATTTATTACCGACTGTGAAGATTAAGGAACCGTTGAAGAGCTGTTCGATTTGTTTGGAGGAATTGGAGGTTAATAAGGAAGTGAGTGAATTGCCTTGTAACCATTTTTTTCATAAACACTGTATTGTTCCTTGGCTTAAGAAGAATAATACTTGTCCACTTTGTCGGTATGAGTTGCCGAGAGAAGAGGTGGACGAATTCGAAAAGGATTCGGAAGAATTTTTGGCTTCAGCTGGATTGATTAGTGAATTAAGTGAATTTGATTATGAAGAATTTCTGGTTAATGGTGTCGTTTttgtatcaacaacaacaccaccggCTTTCGTGCCTTCTTCAAGTGAAGTTGGTGAGGATGATGATGAGGTTAACGAAAGTGTTCCGGAGGAAATGCGCGATGAAGATGGTGATATGTTGATGGTTGATGCATGA